The stretch of DNA CCCGCGCGGTGATCGTCCAGCAGGGCCTCGACGGTCTCCGCCGCGCAGTAGCGATTGGTGCCGATCACACCGGTCGCGCCGCGCTTGATCCAACCCGCCACGTAGTGGCCGGTGACGGCCTCCCCGGTGCCCGCGTCGACCACACGCCCCGCCACGTTGCCAACCGTTCCGGTGGACTCGTCGAAAGGCAACCCGGCGATGGGCAGTCCGCGGTACCCGACGGCCCGCAGGACCAGTCCGCACTCGATCCGGTCGACGGCGTCGTCGTTCGACACCGCCAGCGCCGACACCTGGTCCTCGCCGACCACTTCCTGTGGGGAACAACCGAATCGGAACACGATGCGCTTGTTCCCCGGAATCGCCTCCCGCCGGGAGTACTCGGCCAGGATCTTCAGCTTCGCCGGGGCATCCGGTCCCGCCGTGACCAGACCGTCGACGAGGACGTCGATACCCGGCATCGAGCCGAGCGCGAGCAGTTCCGGGGTGGTGCAGGCCGCGTGCTCCGGTCCCCGACGACCGAGTACCACCACCTCGTCGATCCGGCTGCCGGCCAGGGCGTCGAGCGCGTGGTCGGCGATGTCGGTCCGGCGCAGGGTCTCCACATCGGAGACGAGAATGCGGGCGACGTCGAGCGCCACGTTCCCGTTGCCGACCACGACCGCACGCTCCGCGGTCAGGTCGAACTCGCGGTCGGCGTGCTCGGGGTGCCCGTTGTACCAGGCCACGAATTCGCGGGCAGCGTGGCTGCCCGGCAGGTCCTCGCCGGGGATGCCGAGGCGGCGGTCCCCCGACGCCCCGGACGCGTGGATCACCGCGTGGTGGTGGGCCAGCACCTCGTCGAGCGTCACGTCCCGCCCGACCTCGACGCCGAGATGGAACGTGAAGCCGTCCCGCCGCGCGGTGCGGTCGAACACCCGGTCCACCGTCTTGGTGTGCCAGTGATCGGGCGCGACGCCGAACCGCACGAGTCCGCCGGCGACGGGCAGCCGTTCGAACATGGTGACCTCAGCGGCGATGTCGCGACGCGCCAGCAGTTCCTCGGCGGCGTAGAACGCCGACGGCCCGGATCCGACGATCGCCACCCGCAGCGCCGGGGGGTCGTCGACGCCGGCGGTCGCGAGGGCGATCGGAAGCGGCTGC from Rhodococcus opacus B4 encodes:
- a CDS encoding FAD-dependent oxidoreductase, which gives rise to MAYVVTQNCCNDATCVAVCPVDCIHPTPAEREYKRTEMLYIDPGACIDCGACSDVCPVDAIVPGDAPVPDIDRYRDINAEYFQRNPRSAAPGAHVQPLPIALATAGVDDPPALRVAIVGSGPSAFYAAEELLARRDIAAEVTMFERLPVAGGLVRFGVAPDHWHTKTVDRVFDRTARRDGFTFHLGVEVGRDVTLDEVLAHHHAVIHASGASGDRRLGIPGEDLPGSHAAREFVAWYNGHPEHADREFDLTAERAVVVGNGNVALDVARILVSDVETLRRTDIADHALDALAGSRIDEVVVLGRRGPEHAACTTPELLALGSMPGIDVLVDGLVTAGPDAPAKLKILAEYSRREAIPGNKRIVFRFGCSPQEVVGEDQVSALAVSNDDAVDRIECGLVLRAVGYRGLPIAGLPFDESTGTVGNVAGRVVDAGTGEAVTGHYVAGWIKRGATGVIGTNRYCAAETVEALLDDHRAGLLTAPTGAAADLTALVHERRPDALGGADWRAIDRFERERGREEGRPRIKIVDAREAAVVVAGAATR